The Gammaproteobacteria bacterium DNA window TGAAAGATTAGGAGCAATGATTAATGCGCCAGTCAATATAGTGGCATGGTCAATGGGTGGATTAATAGCTATTAAACTGGCAACGCGCTTTCCAGCGTTAGTTAGAAGTATTAGTTTTATTGCGTCTGTGCCAAAGTTTGTGAGTGCTGACAATCAAAATACCGGAATTGATTTCCAATGGTTTAATATGTTTGTTGATCAGTATCAATCAAGCCCAGCAGAGACGCTGAAAAAATTTTTAACACTACAAGTTAAGAATGACAGTATGGCTAGAGACTGTTTGCGCGTGCTAAAAAATGCTTGTGAAGTGGGTGATTACGATATGATTGAATGTGGTTATGGTTTGAATTTGTTGCAGCAGTTAGATTTATCTAAACAGTTGCAATCACTTGAATGCAAAACTTTGTTTGTACACGGTGAAAATGATGCGGTTGTTAATCTTCAGTCAGCACAATATGCCGCATCACTATCTGGCGCACCATTAGAAGTGATTTCAGGCGCGGGACATGCGCCACACATATCTAGACCTAGCGAGGTCGCAAGATTCATCAATAATCACTTGTAATTTTTCAAATGAAAATCTCTAAAGACAGTGTTAAAGCTGCGTTTGCCAAAGCCGCTCTTTCTTACAACGATTCTGCTGTTGTGCAGAAAGAAATTCTTGTACGATTGGTCGAGAAACTAAAAGTTTTGCAGAAAGACTCTGTTGATACTTTACTGGATGTTGGTAGCGGTACTGGCCTTGCTAGTGAATTATTGCGTGAACACTATGGTAGCGAGTGTTACTACGCCATAGATTTTGCTTCACCAATGTTGGCCTGGGCAAAAAATCAATTTGAAGTTAATTATCAATATGCCGTATGTGGGGACGTTGAAGTGCTGCCATTTCGAGATAATTCTTTAGACGTTATTTTTTCTGCATCAACATTTCAATGGTGTAATGATGTTGGTAATGCTTTTCAAGAATGTTCTCGGACCTTAAAAGAACAAGGCTTGTTAATATTTTCAAGTTTTGGTCCTGAAACATTAAGAGAGTTACGCCATTGCTTTGCACAGGTAGACGATTATCCGCATGTCAGTTCGTTTATTGATATGCAATCGCTTGGCGATGGCCTGTTAGCAAATGGTTTTGATTCACCCGTAATGGAATCAGAGATTATTACGGTTGAATATAATGGCCCAATGCAATTACTTAGAGACCTGCAAGCGACAGGAGCCACCAATCATATTGAACAACGCTTACGAGGGTTGATGACTAGGCAACACCTCAATGATGTCATCAAAGAGTACAATAAATTTATATTACCTAACGGCAAGTTTCCGGCTAGTTATGAGGTACTTTATGGGCATGGCTGGAAGAAGAATCAGCCATCATTGGGCCAAAATAGTATAAATACGTGGCAGCCAATAAAATTTAGCTAGTGAGTTGAGATGGATAAAATTATTGTGTGCCCAAGAATGGCGGTTAAAATTAAAGCGTTTTGAGAGGGAAGATAAGGGCTTGAAGTAATTCGGTTAAAATGCGATCAAGATTTTACATGATTTACATCAACTGTATATAAATCAGTCATGAAATATCCATAAGAGGCGCTATGAATTTCGCATCAATAATTGCTAACATTAGCGTATAAGTATTCACTGTAATTGAATGTCCTAAGTACGAATTAATTTCTGCGCATGAATTCAGTCAACACGGTAGTTAAGTAGCATGGAAGCGGGAGTAAAAAGTGATTCTCTCTCTACTTTTGTGGTGACGCCGAATTGCTCTATGTCATGGCAAGAGAATAAAATTTTGGTCGCGAGCTTAGCAATTGTATGTTTTGGCATTGCTGGGGCATTCGCTATGCGCGGATTATGGGTCATCCTACCGTTTGCTGGCCTCGAGATCATGATGCTGGCAGGAATACTATACTGGTCAAGCTTGAGAGCCAGCCGGTGTGAAGTAATATCGATTGATGCCGACAACATCACTGTTGAGGTGGGTCGAAAGAATATGCGGCAATTGCATAGTTTTCAACGAGCATGGACAAAGGTGGAACTGTATCCTCCTACTATGCCTAATAGGCAAAGTCGTTTAGTGATGAGATCAAAAGGAAAAGAGCTAGAAGTTGGTGCGTGCCTAACAGACCATGAACGAAATGGGTTGGCAGCGTCAATTAAGGAAGCACTTTTGCCATCAGTTAAGTAAGATTTTTTATATAGGGAGTATGTAAGATGAGTGGTAATAACTGGCTCAAATGGCTATTAGCTGTTAGCAGTATGTTTACTGCATTTGGAGTTGCTCATGCCGGACAGCCAATCAATATGCCTGTTGGTGTGACCGATATCAGCAAAGAAGTCTATGATTTGCACATGATTGCTTTTTGGCTATGTGTTGTCATTGCAATAGTTGTATTCGGAGCAATGTTCTATTCGATATATGCCCATCGCAAGTCTAAGGGAATCACCCCAGCGACATTCCATGAAAGCACAACCGTTGAAGCAGTTTGGACAACAATCCCTTTCATTATTTTGATTGCGTTAGCAATACCGGCGACTAAAACACTAGTAGATATGGAAGATACTAGTAATTACGACTTAACTGTAAAAATAACCGGTTATCAGTGGTTATGGCGCTACGAATATATAGACGAAGGTGTTGATTTTTATAGTGTACTTAAGACACCTCGCAGCCAAATTAATGGACAAGAATCTAAAACCGAGAACTACCTATTAGAGGTGGATAATGAACTGGTCTTGCCGGTAGGTAAAAAAGTTCGATTCTTAATTACTGCAAACGATGTAAATCATGCTTGGTGGGTCCCCGATCTGGCTGTTAAGAAAGATGCAATTCCGGGATTTATTAATGAAGCGTGGGCAAAAGTGAATACCCCTGGTGTTTATCGCGGCCAATGTGCAGAACTATGTGGCCGAGATCATGGGTTTATGCCAATTGTGGTGCGTGTCGTGGAGCAAGCTGAATTTGACCAGTTCCTTGCTGACAACACAACACTAGAAAAAGATGGCACAGAATACGCGGCAGTGACCCAATAAAAGTCTAGCCTAATGAATTCAAGATTATTATTTAATGTTACATACTTAAGGAGTACACAATGAGTACGGTTGCTACCGACGATCATCATGATGATCACCAGGAAAGTCCCTATTCGATAAAGCGATGGTTATTTACAACTAACCACAAAGACATTGGTACCTTGTACCTATGGTTCTCATTTATCATGTTTTTGATTGGCGGCGTGATGGCTTTGGTTATACGAACAGAGTTGTTCGAGCCAGGCTTGCAGTTTGTTGATCCGCAATTTTTCAATTCAATGACTACCATGCACGCGATTATGATGATCTTTGGTGTGGTAATGCCAGCCTTTACAGGGTTAGCTAACTGGTTAATTCCAATGATGGTAGGTGCTACGGATATGGCGCTTCCTCGTATGAATAACTGGAGTTTTTGGATTTTGCCTTTTGCTTTTGCAATGATGTTATCCACATTATTCATGGATGGCGGTGGACCAGCAGGTGGTTGGACGTTATACCCGCCACTGGTATTGCAAACAGGTGATGCGCTCCCATTTGTTATTTTGTCTATGCATTTCATGGGCTTGTCTTCAATCATGGGTGCAATCAACGTGATTGCAACTATTTTAAATATGCGTGCACCTGGCATGACGTTAATGAAAATGCCTCTATTTGTATGGACTTGGTTAATTACGGCATATCTTCTAATTGCAGTAATGCCAGTGTTAGCTGGTGGTATTACCATGCTACTTACAGATAAGTTCTTTGAAACTAGCTTCTTTAATGCGGCTGGGGGTGGTGACCCTGTAATGTTCCAGCACATTTTCTGGTTCTTTGGTCATCCTGAAGTATATATTTTGATTCTACCGTCGTTTGGTGTGGTCTCAAGTATCATTCCAACCTTTGCACGAAAACCGCTATTTGGTTACGCGTCGATGGTGTATGCGACAGGTTCAATTGCATTCTTGTCATTCATTGTATGGGCTCATCACATGTTTACCGTAGGAATGCCATTAGCTGGTGAGTTATTCTTTATGTTTGCCACTATGTTGATTGCAGTACCAACAGGAGTAAAAGTATTTAACTGGATTGCGACCATGTGGCGTGGGGCTATGACTTTTGAAACACCAATGTTATTTGCACTGGGCTTTATTGTCATGTTCTCAATTGGTGGGTTCTCAGGATTGATGCTTGCACTAGCGCCCGTTGATTTCCAGTATCACGATACTTATTTCGTTGTTGCCCACTTCCACTATGTATTAGTGCCAGGCTCAATCTTTGCGATTATTGCTGCAGTTTATTACTGGTTACCTAAGTGGTGTGGGAATATGTATAACGAAGGATTAGGGAAGTTACATTTCTGGTTATCTACAATTTTTGTGAATCTAACCTTCTTCCCTATGCACTTTGTGGGTTTAGCGGGTATGCCAAGACGTATTCCTGACTATGCATTGCAATTCTCAGATTACAATATGCTAGCTACTTACGGCGCGTTTGGTTTTGGCTTTGCTCAATTACTATTCCTATATTTGGTGATTAAAGCAATTCGTGGCGGTGAAAAAGCTACTAGCCAAGTGTGGGAAAATGCAGAAGGTTTAGAGTGGACATTGTCTTCACCTCCCCCTTACCATAGTTTTACAACT harbors:
- a CDS encoding DUF2244 domain-containing protein, whose protein sequence is MEAGVKSDSLSTFVVTPNCSMSWQENKILVASLAIVCFGIAGAFAMRGLWVILPFAGLEIMMLAGILYWSSLRASRCEVISIDADNITVEVGRKNMRQLHSFQRAWTKVELYPPTMPNRQSRLVMRSKGKELEVGACLTDHERNGLAASIKEALLPSVK
- the bioC gene encoding malonyl-ACP O-methyltransferase BioC, translated to MKISKDSVKAAFAKAALSYNDSAVVQKEILVRLVEKLKVLQKDSVDTLLDVGSGTGLASELLREHYGSECYYAIDFASPMLAWAKNQFEVNYQYAVCGDVEVLPFRDNSLDVIFSASTFQWCNDVGNAFQECSRTLKEQGLLIFSSFGPETLRELRHCFAQVDDYPHVSSFIDMQSLGDGLLANGFDSPVMESEIITVEYNGPMQLLRDLQATGATNHIEQRLRGLMTRQHLNDVIKEYNKFILPNGKFPASYEVLYGHGWKKNQPSLGQNSINTWQPIKFS
- a CDS encoding alpha/beta fold hydrolase — its product is MQKDILMLTGWGATCKVWEPIIPALSNGCQINCLTPTWLSDSQIKSSLSDIEGYIERLGAMINAPVNIVAWSMGGLIAIKLATRFPALVRSISFIASVPKFVSADNQNTGIDFQWFNMFVDQYQSSPAETLKKFLTLQVKNDSMARDCLRVLKNACEVGDYDMIECGYGLNLLQQLDLSKQLQSLECKTLFVHGENDAVVNLQSAQYAASLSGAPLEVISGAGHAPHISRPSEVARFINNHL
- the ctaD gene encoding cytochrome c oxidase subunit I; protein product: MSTVATDDHHDDHQESPYSIKRWLFTTNHKDIGTLYLWFSFIMFLIGGVMALVIRTELFEPGLQFVDPQFFNSMTTMHAIMMIFGVVMPAFTGLANWLIPMMVGATDMALPRMNNWSFWILPFAFAMMLSTLFMDGGGPAGGWTLYPPLVLQTGDALPFVILSMHFMGLSSIMGAINVIATILNMRAPGMTLMKMPLFVWTWLITAYLLIAVMPVLAGGITMLLTDKFFETSFFNAAGGGDPVMFQHIFWFFGHPEVYILILPSFGVVSSIIPTFARKPLFGYASMVYATGSIAFLSFIVWAHHMFTVGMPLAGELFFMFATMLIAVPTGVKVFNWIATMWRGAMTFETPMLFALGFIVMFSIGGFSGLMLALAPVDFQYHDTYFVVAHFHYVLVPGSIFAIIAAVYYWLPKWCGNMYNEGLGKLHFWLSTIFVNLTFFPMHFVGLAGMPRRIPDYALQFSDYNMLATYGAFGFGFAQLLFLYLVIKAIRGGEKATSQVWENAEGLEWTLSSPPPYHSFTTPPVIK